The following proteins are co-located in the Desulfoscipio sp. XC116 genome:
- a CDS encoding NADH-quinone oxidoreductase subunit M, whose protein sequence is MDFPILLATLLAPLAASLILVFIPKEENLLIKCISAMGTFVSLALSLYAYFTYNQDIGGLQFVFGHDIPWIKDLGVTFYLAVDGISLPMLLLTNLIGFSAIFASWNINNRPREFFILLLLLITGVMGTFIAHDLFIFLLFYEVVVIPIYIMVVIWGSSKRVTKEYAGMKLTIYLLIGSGFLLVGVIALFVKTTALAGVPDMSFTGMAIVAQQLSRFDQIWLFALMLFGFGSLISMWPFHSWSPDGYAGAPTAVSMIHAGVLKKIGGYGLVKIAVYMLPMGASFWAPYMAVLGVIGVAYAAMGALAQKDLKYVVGYSSVSHMGYVILAVACLDVIGLNGAVANMFAHGVMAALFFSMIGFIYEKTHTRWIPDMGGLARQTPRLAVGFMLAALASLGLPGLISFVPEFIIFIDSFNTYGGLAVIGIAGIIITALYVLRAGANTLFGPPRAEYDHLEDIRGPEMVPLVVLGTVLVVGGFLPSLLLDMINSGVVPLHAAISDALQLGGKF, encoded by the coding sequence ATGGATTTTCCGATCCTGTTAGCCACTTTGCTGGCACCGCTGGCAGCCTCTTTAATCCTGGTGTTTATTCCAAAGGAAGAAAACCTGCTGATTAAATGTATATCCGCTATGGGTACATTTGTATCTCTGGCCCTGAGCTTGTATGCTTACTTTACTTATAATCAGGATATTGGCGGGCTGCAGTTTGTTTTCGGGCACGACATTCCGTGGATTAAAGATTTGGGCGTTACCTTTTACCTGGCCGTGGACGGTATCAGCTTGCCCATGCTGTTGCTGACCAACTTGATTGGTTTCTCAGCGATATTTGCATCCTGGAATATCAATAACCGGCCCAGAGAGTTTTTTATACTGCTGTTGTTGTTGATTACCGGTGTTATGGGCACGTTTATCGCTCACGATCTGTTTATATTCCTGCTGTTCTATGAAGTGGTGGTTATCCCCATTTACATCATGGTGGTTATTTGGGGCAGCTCCAAGCGGGTCACCAAGGAATATGCCGGTATGAAGCTGACTATCTACCTGCTTATCGGTAGCGGATTCCTGCTGGTTGGTGTGATTGCTCTATTTGTTAAAACCACGGCTTTGGCCGGGGTACCGGATATGAGCTTTACAGGTATGGCCATCGTGGCTCAGCAGCTATCCCGATTTGACCAAATCTGGCTGTTTGCGCTGATGCTGTTTGGCTTCGGCTCACTGATTTCCATGTGGCCGTTCCACTCCTGGTCGCCGGACGGTTATGCCGGAGCTCCTACCGCGGTGAGTATGATTCATGCGGGCGTACTGAAAAAAATCGGCGGTTACGGCCTGGTAAAAATAGCCGTGTATATGCTGCCGATGGGAGCTTCCTTCTGGGCCCCTTACATGGCTGTGCTGGGTGTAATTGGTGTTGCTTATGCGGCCATGGGTGCTTTGGCCCAAAAGGACCTGAAATATGTCGTTGGTTATTCCAGCGTCAGTCATATGGGCTACGTGATTTTAGCCGTGGCTTGTTTGGATGTCATTGGTTTAAACGGCGCGGTAGCCAACATGTTTGCCCACGGGGTAATGGCGGCATTGTTCTTCTCCATGATCGGCTTTATTTACGAAAAAACTCATACTCGCTGGATTCCGGATATGGGTGGCCTGGCTCGTCAGACACCGCGACTGGCCGTGGGATTTATGTTAGCGGCACTTGCTTCTCTTGGCTTGCCCGGGCTGATTAGTTTCGTCCCCGAGTTTATCATCTTTATTGACAGCTTCAATACCTACGGTGGTCTGGCGGTTATCGGTATTGCGGGTATTATTATTACGGCTTTGTATGTGCTGCGTGCCGGTGCCAACACTCTTTTTGGCCCGCCGCGTGCGGAATATGATCACCTGGAAGATATCAGGGGGCCGGAAATGGTGCCTTTGGTCGTACTGGGTACCGTACTGGTAGTCGGAGGTTTCCTCCCCTCCCTGTTGTTGGACATGATTAACAGCGGCGTCGTGCCCCTGCATGCTGCGATAAGCGACGCGCTCCAGTTAGGGGGGAAGTTTTAA
- the nuoL gene encoding NADH-quinone oxidoreductase subunit L — protein MLVEYAMQHAWLVPLLPALAFVAIVFLIRPWQKLSAIVAVGSMASACVIAILAAYGIFTNHEYAEKPLVYAAHWFSLGLSDMPALQIDVGVQLDPVSAMMMVMVSFISTFIFLYSTGYMKGEDGYSVFFSYLSLFGASMLLLVISSNLLQMFIAWELVGLCSYLLIGWYTHKISAREAAKKAFVTCRIADFGLLLGLLALQIVFGTLNLTELGDRIAHFEEYTTFGMLTLMAVLVFMGPIAKSGQFPLHVWLPDAMEGPTPVSALIHAATMVVAGVYLVGRTMFLFHEVESAMQLVAVTGAFTALFAATIAITQREIKKILAYSTVSQLGYMMLALGVGSLTAGMFHMWTHAFFKALMFLGAGSVLVALHHKADVWDMGGLVKKMPITAWTFVIGGLAIAGIPPFSGFWSKDEILVATLAEGHYVLFAMAAFTAFLTAFYMWRMIFLAFFGKENPANHPKESPWNMTVPLIVLAIGAIGGGWLGTPWNNVWAEWIYFGHPHHASANYGAMLLSIVLACSGIYLAYTLYLRDVEKKRAKAMAKWFGPIYRMLWNKYYIDELYLWFNHALVDGTARLFYLFDIYVVDNIVNGIGAFGKLSGDGLRVFQSGRMQNYALIFFLGVLAVAALMAFTGPSAASLVLGGVK, from the coding sequence ATGCTTGTTGAATATGCAATGCAGCATGCATGGTTGGTGCCGCTCCTTCCCGCCCTTGCCTTTGTGGCAATAGTATTCCTCATCCGGCCATGGCAAAAGCTAAGTGCCATCGTGGCGGTGGGATCAATGGCCTCTGCCTGTGTCATTGCCATTCTGGCGGCGTACGGGATTTTTACCAATCATGAGTATGCGGAAAAACCGCTGGTTTACGCTGCGCACTGGTTTTCCCTGGGACTGTCTGATATGCCTGCATTACAAATAGACGTGGGGGTACAGCTGGACCCTGTATCGGCCATGATGATGGTCATGGTTTCGTTTATATCTACATTTATATTTTTATACTCTACCGGCTATATGAAAGGGGAAGATGGTTACTCAGTATTCTTTTCGTACCTGTCACTGTTCGGCGCTTCCATGCTTTTATTGGTCATTTCCAGTAATCTGCTGCAAATGTTTATTGCCTGGGAGTTGGTGGGGCTTTGTTCCTATCTGTTGATCGGGTGGTATACGCATAAGATATCAGCCCGAGAGGCGGCCAAAAAAGCCTTTGTCACCTGCCGGATAGCTGATTTTGGTCTGTTGTTGGGCCTGCTGGCATTGCAAATAGTGTTTGGCACGCTGAACTTGACTGAACTGGGCGACAGAATTGCTCACTTTGAGGAGTACACAACCTTTGGTATGCTAACGCTGATGGCCGTGCTGGTGTTTATGGGACCGATCGCCAAATCCGGTCAGTTTCCGTTGCACGTGTGGCTGCCGGATGCCATGGAAGGCCCCACTCCGGTCAGTGCACTGATCCACGCTGCCACCATGGTCGTGGCCGGTGTATATTTGGTTGGGCGCACCATGTTCCTGTTTCATGAGGTGGAGTCGGCCATGCAGTTGGTGGCGGTCACCGGTGCCTTTACCGCGCTGTTTGCCGCGACCATTGCTATAACGCAGCGAGAGATTAAGAAGATACTCGCGTATTCCACCGTCAGCCAGCTGGGCTATATGATGCTGGCTCTGGGGGTGGGCAGTCTGACCGCCGGTATGTTTCACATGTGGACGCATGCTTTCTTCAAGGCTTTAATGTTCCTCGGCGCCGGTAGTGTGCTGGTTGCCCTGCACCACAAGGCCGATGTGTGGGATATGGGCGGACTGGTTAAGAAAATGCCCATCACTGCCTGGACGTTTGTAATTGGCGGTCTGGCTATCGCCGGAATACCACCCTTTTCGGGTTTTTGGAGTAAGGATGAAATTTTAGTCGCTACATTGGCTGAGGGGCACTATGTGCTGTTTGCCATGGCGGCGTTTACCGCGTTTTTAACTGCATTTTATATGTGGCGGATGATTTTTCTGGCTTTCTTTGGCAAGGAGAACCCCGCAAATCATCCCAAAGAGTCCCCGTGGAATATGACCGTACCTCTCATAGTCCTCGCTATTGGCGCTATAGGCGGCGGTTGGCTGGGTACTCCCTGGAACAACGTGTGGGCCGAGTGGATTTACTTTGGACATCCGCATCATGCCTCGGCTAATTATGGCGCCATGCTTTTATCGATAGTACTGGCTTGCAGCGGTATCTATCTGGCCTATACATTGTATTTGAGAGACGTTGAAAAGAAACGGGCCAAGGCTATGGCTAAATGGTTCGGTCCTATTTACCGGATGCTTTGGAATAAATACTATATTGACGAGCTGTACCTCTGGTTTAACCACGCGCTGGTGGATGGTACCGCCAGGCTGTTTTACCTGTTCGATATTTATGTGGTGGACAATATTGTTAACGGCATTGGTGCCTTTGGCAAGCTGTCCGGAGATGGTTTGCGCGTATTCCAGTCCGGTCGGATGCAGAACTATGCGTTAATTTTCTTCCTTGGCGTATTGGCTGTGGCTGCATTAATGGCCTTTACCGGTCCGTCCGCCGCCAGCCTGGTACTGGGAGGTGTGAAATAA
- the nuoK gene encoding NADH-quinone oxidoreductase subunit NuoK, which yields MLAISLTHYVVLSALLFSIGLFGVLTKRNAVAVLICIELMLNAVNINLVAFSKYITPADFVGQIFSIFVITVAAAEVGIGLAIIIAIYRNRLSVNLDDFDWLKW from the coding sequence ATGTTGGCGATTAGTCTGACGCATTATGTGGTGCTTTCAGCTCTTCTCTTTAGTATCGGCCTATTCGGAGTACTGACCAAAAGAAACGCCGTGGCCGTTCTGATCTGTATTGAACTGATGCTCAATGCAGTAAATATCAACCTGGTGGCCTTCAGTAAATATATTACACCGGCCGACTTCGTCGGGCAGATATTCTCTATTTTTGTCATTACCGTGGCCGCCGCCGAAGTGGGGATAGGATTGGCCATTATCATAGCCATCTACCGCAATAGGCTGTCTGTAAATCTTGACGATTTCGACTGGCTGAAATGGTAG
- a CDS encoding NADH-quinone oxidoreductase subunit J yields the protein METSFFSVIAFYGLAVTILGAATMVVFMRNIVHSVLFLAVTFIAMGGLFLLLDADFIAAVQVMVYAGAVCIMVVFAIMLIQRTDMKATNLFNKQIFAGAGLVALVVAMCAVFAGRTAWTDLVAAGEVPANTVQAIGELLLSKYVIPFEVAALLLLVALIGAIVIARDEEVKANVGD from the coding sequence ATGGAGACCAGTTTTTTCTCTGTAATAGCATTTTACGGTCTGGCGGTTACCATCCTGGGTGCGGCCACTATGGTGGTGTTCATGCGCAACATCGTGCATTCCGTTTTATTCCTGGCTGTAACTTTTATTGCCATGGGCGGACTGTTTTTATTGCTTGATGCCGACTTTATCGCGGCAGTACAGGTAATGGTATATGCCGGAGCGGTGTGTATCATGGTGGTTTTTGCTATCATGTTGATTCAGCGAACTGACATGAAAGCTACAAACTTGTTCAATAAACAAATATTCGCCGGGGCCGGTCTGGTGGCTTTGGTTGTGGCCATGTGTGCTGTATTTGCCGGCCGCACTGCCTGGACCGATTTGGTTGCGGCGGGAGAAGTTCCGGCTAACACTGTTCAGGCAATCGGGGAACTTCTGCTGAGCAAATACGTGATTCCTTTTGAAGTAGCCGCGCTGCTGTTGCTGGTAGCTTTAATTGGTGCCATTGTTATTGCCAGGGATGAGGAGGTGAAGGCCAATGTTGGCGATTAG
- a CDS encoding NADH-quinone oxidoreductase subunit I produces the protein MFGQGLLKGLQITWRRMLGKKYTVQYPDEKLEMFPRYHGRFQLDVDKCIACGLCANACPNKVIQIEKEKVNNKQYLTKYVMRIEYCLFCGMCVESCNKNALKFSNIIDMNQYRRDWVRLTLVDRPAPESSEELSGETPAAVGKASGAKAKAKAEAVANADSEAAAAKASAKEGQ, from the coding sequence ATGTTCGGACAAGGATTGTTGAAAGGCCTGCAGATAACCTGGAGGAGAATGCTGGGCAAGAAATATACGGTGCAATACCCGGATGAAAAACTGGAAATGTTTCCGCGCTACCACGGCCGGTTTCAACTGGATGTTGACAAGTGCATAGCCTGTGGACTGTGTGCCAACGCCTGTCCCAACAAGGTGATCCAAATTGAGAAGGAAAAGGTCAATAATAAACAATACCTGACGAAATATGTTATGCGTATAGAATACTGTCTTTTTTGCGGGATGTGCGTGGAGTCGTGCAACAAAAACGCCCTTAAGTTCAGTAATATTATTGATATGAACCAGTACCGGCGTGACTGGGTCCGCCTTACTCTGGTGGACCGTCCGGCTCCGGAATCTAGCGAAGAACTCAGCGGGGAGACTCCTGCAGCGGTTGGTAAGGCTTCCGGAGCAAAAGCCAAGGCGAAAGCTGAAGCCGTTGCCAATGCCGATTCCGAGGCTGCTGCCGCTAAAGCTTCCGCTAAGGAGGGTCAGTAA
- the nuoH gene encoding NADH-quinone oxidoreductase subunit NuoH produces MGENIFTNIAGWLRSVLDAAGAPLLLNDITLMIVKLVAILLFILLNSLWLVYMERRVAGIIQSRLGPNRVGPQGLLQPFADMLKALSKEIFLPKDIDRVVYLLMPMLIFVPPFLIYAVLPFGRDMVAINMNIGVFYLLAVASLTTIILWGAGWSSDNKYSLIGGMRAVAQMVSYELPLALSLLGVIMITGTLNMNEIVNAQKNVWFMFTQPIAFLVFFIAGIAETNRTPFCLVEGESEIIAGPFTEYSGLAWNLFSLSEYVSLMVISAMCTVMFLGGWLAPFGLDFIPSWLWFFLKMYVMIFIFMWVRWTYPRIRIDHLLGFGWKVLVPLTLANIFVTGAGMYIYRAIGW; encoded by the coding sequence ATGGGTGAAAATATTTTTACAAATATAGCCGGCTGGTTGCGATCGGTCCTTGACGCTGCCGGGGCACCCTTGTTATTGAATGATATCACCTTAATGATAGTAAAACTTGTAGCCATTCTGTTGTTTATTTTGTTAAACAGTTTGTGGCTGGTTTACATGGAGCGCCGGGTAGCCGGGATAATACAGTCCCGTCTCGGACCGAACCGCGTAGGCCCCCAGGGACTTTTACAGCCTTTTGCGGACATGCTAAAGGCTTTGAGCAAAGAAATTTTTTTACCCAAGGATATTGATCGTGTGGTGTACCTGCTGATGCCGATGCTTATATTTGTTCCGCCATTTTTGATTTACGCGGTGCTTCCCTTCGGCAGGGATATGGTGGCCATCAATATGAATATCGGCGTTTTTTACCTGTTGGCCGTGGCCTCTCTGACCACAATCATTTTGTGGGGCGCGGGCTGGTCGTCCGACAACAAGTATTCTCTAATCGGAGGCATGCGCGCTGTGGCTCAAATGGTTAGTTATGAATTGCCATTAGCGCTGTCCTTGCTGGGCGTGATTATGATTACAGGTACTCTGAATATGAATGAAATTGTCAATGCGCAAAAGAATGTTTGGTTTATGTTCACACAGCCCATCGCTTTTCTTGTGTTCTTTATCGCCGGTATAGCCGAGACCAACCGGACGCCCTTCTGTCTGGTGGAAGGTGAGTCTGAGATTATAGCTGGCCCGTTCACTGAATATAGTGGTTTGGCTTGGAATTTATTTTCTCTGTCCGAGTATGTTAGCTTGATGGTAATATCGGCAATGTGCACGGTGATGTTCCTGGGCGGCTGGTTGGCCCCCTTTGGGCTGGATTTCATACCGTCCTGGCTGTGGTTTTTCCTAAAGATGTATGTGATGATATTTATATTCATGTGGGTTCGCTGGACCTACCCGCGGATCCGGATTGACCATTTGTTAGGCTTCGGCTGGAAGGTACTTGTGCCTCTCACCCTAGCCAACATTTTTGTGACCGGTGCAGGCATGTATATCTACCGGGCGATAGGGTGGTGA
- a CDS encoding NADH-quinone oxidoreductase subunit D: MKTQTYTLNLGPQHPSTHGVFRIILELDGETVVKATAVPGYLHRGVEKLAEARTYTQVIPYTDRMDYVASMLMNWGYVQAVEKLMGIEVPERAEYIRVIVGELSRIASHMIAVGAMGADIGALTAFTYTFRDREYILDLLEMVSGSRLTFSYFRIGGVAADFPEEFYSAAKKFLDELPGMCDEYDGLITGNEIFQTRTKHVGIITPETGINYSLSGPTLRGSGVNYDLRKVRPYSVYDRFDFDIPLGKDGDCFDRFWIRIEEMRQSKRIIEQALEQIPEGLIRAKVPKVIKPPVGDAYAEIESSKGIYGAYVVSDGSPKPYRVHFRRPSFINLGYLEKLCEGWLLADVIAIFASIDVVVGEVDC; this comes from the coding sequence ATGAAAACTCAAACTTATACCCTGAACCTCGGCCCCCAGCACCCCAGTACTCACGGCGTGTTTCGCATCATTTTAGAGCTGGATGGGGAGACAGTGGTCAAGGCTACCGCCGTGCCAGGCTATCTGCATCGGGGCGTTGAGAAGCTGGCCGAAGCCAGGACTTATACGCAGGTCATTCCTTATACAGACAGGATGGACTATGTGGCCAGCATGCTGATGAACTGGGGCTATGTGCAGGCGGTTGAAAAGTTGATGGGCATAGAGGTTCCGGAAAGAGCTGAGTATATCAGGGTCATTGTGGGAGAACTCTCCAGGATTGCCAGCCATATGATTGCCGTCGGTGCCATGGGCGCCGACATTGGAGCGTTAACGGCATTCACGTATACCTTCCGGGACAGAGAATATATTTTGGATTTATTGGAAATGGTATCCGGATCACGTTTGACCTTCAGCTATTTCCGTATTGGCGGTGTGGCAGCCGATTTTCCGGAGGAATTCTATTCGGCCGCTAAAAAATTCCTGGACGAATTGCCGGGCATGTGTGACGAGTACGACGGGCTGATTACGGGAAACGAGATATTTCAAACCCGGACCAAGCATGTAGGGATTATCACTCCCGAGACAGGTATCAACTACAGCCTGAGCGGGCCTACTTTAAGGGGTAGCGGTGTCAATTACGATCTGCGCAAAGTACGGCCTTACAGCGTTTATGACCGTTTTGACTTTGATATTCCTCTGGGCAAAGACGGTGACTGTTTCGACCGTTTCTGGATCAGGATTGAAGAAATGCGCCAGAGCAAGAGGATTATCGAACAGGCGCTGGAACAAATCCCCGAAGGGCTAATTCGGGCCAAGGTTCCCAAGGTAATCAAGCCACCTGTGGGTGATGCCTATGCCGAAATCGAGAGTTCCAAGGGTATATACGGGGCTTACGTGGTCAGTGACGGTAGTCCCAAGCCCTACCGGGTTCATTTCCGCCGCCCGTCCTTCATCAACCTGGGATATCTGGAAAAGCTGTGTGAGGGGTGGTTGCTCGCCGACGTGATTGCCATTTTTGCCAGTATTGATGTCGTAGTGGGTGAAGTGGACTGTTAG
- a CDS encoding NADH-quinone oxidoreductase subunit C: MADYKLPAEQLKALKSKFPGLEVLESQDVIVPLADLTPFMTEIKENPDYAMDFLTNLTGVDYQDRYEMVYNLASLTQGYTLMVKVIIEDKKKPEVSSLCPLWMGANWQEREVYDLMGIVFTGYPGHPTRILLDEYFEGHPLRKDFQWEGGRET; the protein is encoded by the coding sequence GTGGCTGATTATAAACTACCCGCCGAACAGTTGAAGGCATTAAAAAGCAAGTTTCCCGGCTTGGAGGTCCTGGAAAGCCAGGATGTCATCGTTCCTTTGGCTGATTTGACCCCGTTCATGACAGAAATTAAAGAAAATCCCGACTATGCTATGGACTTTCTGACCAACCTGACTGGTGTGGATTACCAGGATCGTTATGAGATGGTCTATAATTTGGCTTCCCTAACTCAAGGGTATACCCTGATGGTTAAAGTTATAATTGAGGATAAGAAAAAACCGGAGGTGTCATCCCTTTGTCCTCTTTGGATGGGGGCCAACTGGCAGGAACGCGAGGTTTACGACCTGATGGGTATTGTCTTTACAGGCTATCCCGGTCACCCCACCCGCATTTTGCTGGATGAATATTTTGAAGGGCACCCGCTGCGTAAGGATTTTCAGTGGGAAGGCGGCAGGGAAACGTAA
- the nuoB gene encoding NADH-quinone oxidoreductase subunit NuoB encodes MEVTKDTHPVEEMTNNPVVIDQVKRLVYIAPLEKLLNIGRAHSLWPLGFGLACCAFESLMGANMPRFDQSRFGYEAIWGSARHADVMVVCGTVTRKAAPFVIRLYEQMAEPKWVMAVGSCAISGGPFVDSYHVVPGVDKLIPVDVYVPGCPPRPEAVLEAWLMIKQKILTPKVVSQVRG; translated from the coding sequence ATGGAAGTAACAAAAGATACCCACCCGGTGGAGGAAATGACCAACAATCCGGTGGTTATTGATCAGGTCAAGCGTCTTGTTTATATTGCTCCGCTGGAAAAACTTCTGAATATTGGCCGCGCCCATTCCCTCTGGCCTTTGGGTTTCGGCTTGGCCTGCTGTGCCTTTGAGAGCCTGATGGGGGCCAACATGCCCCGTTTTGACCAGTCCCGTTTTGGTTACGAAGCCATATGGGGAAGCGCGCGCCATGCAGATGTTATGGTGGTGTGCGGTACCGTAACCCGCAAGGCCGCGCCATTCGTGATCAGGCTTTACGAGCAGATGGCGGAGCCTAAGTGGGTTATGGCTGTGGGCAGTTGTGCTATTTCCGGAGGGCCCTTTGTGGATTCATACCATGTGGTACCCGGCGTGGATAAGCTGATCCCGGTGGACGTATATGTTCCCGGTTGCCCGCCCAGACCCGAGGCTGTGCTTGAAGCCTGGTTAATGATTAAACAGAAAATCCTGACTCCGAAGGTGGTGAGCCAGGTCCGTGGCTGA
- a CDS encoding NADH-quinone oxidoreductase subunit A, whose protein sequence is MSDWGAVFIFLVVGVAFGVGGIITSFLIHPRRSSVQKCMPYECGMDTIGPTWIQFKTSYFLYALLFVIFDVETIYLFPWAVSFNKMQFFTFLEMCIFIFILIVGLWYAWKEGALEWK, encoded by the coding sequence ATGTCTGACTGGGGTGCTGTATTTATCTTTTTGGTTGTTGGCGTAGCATTTGGAGTAGGGGGTATTATTACCAGTTTTTTGATTCACCCGCGCCGTAGTTCCGTCCAGAAGTGTATGCCGTATGAGTGCGGTATGGACACCATTGGCCCAACCTGGATCCAATTTAAAACCAGTTATTTCTTGTATGCCTTGTTATTTGTAATATTTGACGTTGAAACAATTTACCTTTTTCCTTGGGCCGTAAGCTTCAATAAAATGCAATTTTTTACGTTCCTTGAAATGTGTATCTTTATCTTTATATTAATTGTGGGCTTGTGGTATGCCTGGAAGGAAGGAGCATTAGAATGGAAGTAA
- the ylqF gene encoding ribosome biogenesis GTPase YlqF: MDIQWYPGHMAKARRQVQQNLQMVDVVIELLDARIPASSRNPDINDILKNKPRLMVLNKSDLADLDATAAWLDYFTNDGSLAVAVDAHHGAGIKKMVALTEQLARPAVKKYMSRGRLARLARCMVVGVPNVGKSMLINRLAGKKAARTGNRPGVTRGEQWIKLGGKLELLDTPGILWPKFEDSETAYKLAVTGAIKEQIYNPEEICIKLVQWLLSNAPGALAKRYKLNDLSENVWEVIERIGVYRGFYLSGGRIDGYKTAVFIIKEFREGKLGKYSLELPVR; the protein is encoded by the coding sequence ATGGATATTCAGTGGTACCCCGGTCATATGGCCAAGGCTCGCAGACAGGTTCAGCAGAACCTGCAAATGGTGGATGTGGTCATTGAATTGCTGGATGCCCGCATACCGGCCAGCAGCAGAAATCCCGATATAAATGACATTTTAAAAAATAAGCCCAGGCTGATGGTATTGAATAAGTCAGATCTTGCTGATTTGGATGCCACGGCAGCTTGGCTGGATTATTTCACTAATGATGGATCCTTAGCGGTGGCTGTGGATGCTCATCACGGTGCGGGTATTAAAAAAATGGTTGCTTTAACCGAACAACTGGCCCGCCCGGCCGTGAAAAAATATATGTCCAGGGGACGGCTTGCCCGGTTAGCCCGCTGCATGGTTGTGGGCGTGCCCAATGTAGGTAAGTCCATGCTGATTAATAGGCTGGCCGGTAAGAAAGCGGCCCGTACAGGCAATCGCCCCGGTGTGACAAGGGGTGAACAGTGGATTAAGCTGGGAGGAAAGTTGGAACTCCTGGATACGCCCGGCATTCTTTGGCCGAAATTTGAGGACTCCGAAACGGCCTACAAATTGGCGGTTACCGGGGCCATTAAAGAACAGATATACAATCCTGAGGAAATTTGCATTAAATTGGTGCAATGGTTGCTGAGCAACGCGCCCGGTGCCCTGGCCAAACGTTATAAATTAAACGATTTGTCGGAGAATGTCTGGGAGGTTATTGAAAGAATCGGTGTCTACAGGGGATTTTACCTATCTGGCGGTAGAATAGACGGGTATAAAACAGCTGTATTTATTATTAAGGAGTTTCGTGAAGGTAAATTAGGGAAGTATAGCCTTGAATTACCTGTGCGCTAA
- the lepB gene encoding signal peptidase I codes for MDNSGQDQPVKKKIKSKSAIVEIFESVAIAVLLAVIIRMFVFQPFYIPSESMVPSLQVGDRIIVSKFNYHFGEPKRGDIMVFKFPLDPNRDFVKRTIGVGGESLAMRDSHLYINGRQVREDYLPEGLLFPDFGPEEVPDGSYFMMGDNRNNSDDSRVWGALPEENIIGKAVLIYWPLDRIRLL; via the coding sequence ATGGATAATTCGGGTCAGGATCAACCGGTCAAAAAAAAAATAAAGAGTAAGTCGGCAATAGTGGAAATCTTTGAATCAGTGGCTATAGCGGTATTGTTGGCTGTTATTATCAGGATGTTTGTGTTTCAGCCTTTTTACATTCCATCCGAATCTATGGTTCCCAGCCTGCAAGTGGGGGATAGAATTATTGTCAGCAAATTCAACTATCATTTTGGTGAACCAAAACGGGGCGATATTATGGTATTTAAGTTTCCCCTCGACCCGAACAGGGATTTTGTGAAGCGCACTATCGGCGTCGGTGGTGAAAGCTTGGCCATGCGCGATAGTCATTTATATATCAATGGTCGGCAGGTGCGGGAGGACTATTTGCCGGAAGGGCTTTTGTTTCCTGATTTCGGACCGGAGGAGGTGCCGGACGGCAGCTATTTTATGATGGGGGATAATCGCAATAACAGCGACGATAGCAGGGTTTGGGGTGCATTGCCGGAAGAGAACATTATTGGCAAAGCGGTATTAATTTACTGGCCCCTGGACCGCATCAGGCTTTTATGA
- the rplS gene encoding 50S ribosomal protein L19, which produces MDLIKAIEQGQFKENIPDFHPGDTVKVHVKVVEGSRERIQVFEGVVIRRRGGGLGETFTVRRVSYGVGVERTFPIHSPRIDKIEITKRGRVRRARLYYLRKLRGKAARIKEIRR; this is translated from the coding sequence ATGGATTTAATCAAGGCCATTGAGCAGGGACAGTTTAAAGAAAATATTCCTGATTTTCACCCTGGCGATACAGTTAAGGTACACGTTAAGGTGGTAGAAGGCAGCCGGGAACGGATTCAGGTTTTTGAGGGTGTAGTAATTAGACGTCGCGGTGGTGGACTCGGAGAAACGTTCACAGTGCGCCGTGTGTCTTACGGAGTCGGCGTGGAAAGAACTTTTCCCATACATTCACCGCGTATTGATAAAATAGAAATCACCAAGCGAGGACGTGTCCGCAGAGCCAGACTTTACTACCTGCGCAAGTTGCGCGGCAAAGCTGCTCGTATTAAGGAAATTCGCCGCTAA